The Quercus robur chromosome 7, dhQueRobu3.1, whole genome shotgun sequence genome has a segment encoding these proteins:
- the LOC126691190 gene encoding disease resistance protein RUN1-like → MASPTKLTSSSSSTRQWSHDIFLSFRGEDTRFEFTHNLYTALISYGLNTFFDTNLERGEEISKELLITIELSMISIVVLSENYASSTWCLDELVKILECRKTGRILKVYPIFYKVTPSEVRKKEGKFGKALDNHETKFKDKMEKVTRWREALTEVADLSGFEYKNGVYESEFIKRIIEEILKVKSIHVKLAIPKYLVGVDSRVEAIESHLDMESKGVFMVGIHGLGGVGKTTMSIAVYDKIRGRFQGSCFLENVRERSKTDAGIIQLQQTLLTDTLRSGIVKVNSVRVGTTMIQERLCNKKILLILDDVDQSEEIENLLGYCNWFASESRVIITTRDKQVLADLERYAQIKIYEVPKLDPCDACDLFNMHAFRKNEPKQEYSNLAEHIISSADGLPLALKIMGSDLYNKSIDEWACASKKYKKIPHEKILDKLKISYNGLGEEEKVIFLDIACFFRGFNKDKVVKILEACQLYPYSGIRKLIDKCLITVDIGGILCMHNLLQQMGREIVRRESKELENRSRIWCHEDAYKLLTENMGSNKIRGIMWYSPEPRLVKLQANAFKNMRNLKFLLVENVRISRELKYLPNELRLLQWSEYDFSLPLKFYPPNLVVLNMPNSQIRLEKLLKQGRTFEALKNVNLCGCKFITELPSLFCAPNIKNLDMRDCVSLTEVHESFGYLDKLERWDLTNCRDLKILPSLLELRSLKYFNLSYCRRLEKFPAICAPNLESLSNSFCTNLREVHESVGQLDQLKSWSLESCRNLEILPSLLMLRSLQSLTLKNCGRLEKFPDIHPEMKYLQRLNMANSGIREWPSSFMHLTKGLHILELSNNENLWNFLHSRNKLQLPEEIDVPTTNPFDGFSGYGFRSLEYLWLYSWDGDITELDFQYFLPLRELHIDDSNIISIPQSISGLTKLESIHIAYCKRLREIPTLPQSVRSVYVSKCPSVDPQSFSRLLIQIGEILGILPNRFHEGARSNISMDPIHDSKSKSEYEILYRLTLPVTEIPKDLKFNHQTFGNSVSFWVGKKFSKLAICIAFRTGGAHMLVDCGFIISINGCKQIDSVFAKSWIEEELWLLSISFEKLNKRKLSEQNHIEVEFIAFSSHDLLGNHTDSIKWLGVNAECTCYPQNSDVPCLPLPCAMNGCGSSSILNDTELPPLLPASSISYASDSDHRVLNNGRNYILAGTGFQKRRRIC, encoded by the exons ATGGCTTCCCCAACTAAACTaacctcctcttcttcttccactCGACAATGGAGCCATGATATCTTCTTGAGTTTTCGAGGTGAAGACACACGTTTTGAATTTACCCACAATTTATACACAGCTTTGATTAGCTATGGCTTAAACACCTTCTTTGATACCAATCTTGAGAGGGGAGAAGAAATTTCAAAGGAACTTCTTATAACCATTGAACTGTCAATGATTTCGATCGTTGTATTGTCTGAAAATTATGCATCTTCTACTTGGTGTTTGGATGAACTTGTCAAGATTCTTGAGTGCAGAAAAACTGGACGGATCCTGAAGGTTTATCCAATTTTCTACAAAGTGACTCCATCCGAAGTAAGAAAAAAGGAGGGAAAGTTTGGGAAAGCACTAGATAACCACGAGACaaaattcaaagacaaaatGGAGAAGGTTACGAGATGGAGGGAAGCTTTAACTGAAGTAGCTGACTTGTCTGGATTTGAATACAAGAATGG TGTATATGAATCTGAATTTATCAAAAGAATTATTGAAGAGATATTAAAAGTTAAATCAATTCACGTGAAATTAGCTATTCCTAAATATCTAGTTGGAGTCGATTCTCGAGTGGAAGCTATAGAATCGCATTTAGATATGGAGTCCAAGGGTGTTTTCATGGTAGGAATCCATGGTCTTGGGGGAGTGGGTAAGACTACAATGTCGATAGCTGTTTATGATAAAATTCGTGGTCGTTTTCAAGGAAGCTGCTTTCTAGAAAACGTCAGAGAAAGATCAAAGACAGATGCTGGCATTATCCAATTACAACAGACACTGCTTACTGATACCTTACGTAGTGGAATTGTTAAGGTGAATAGTGTACGTGTAGGAACCACTATGATACAAGAAAGGCTCTGCAATAAGAAAATACTTTtaattcttgatgatgtggatcAGTCagaagagatagaaaatttgCTTGGATATTGTAACTGGTTTGCTTCAGAAAGTAGAGTCATCATAACAACAAGAGACAAACAAGTTCTAGCCGATCTTGAAAGATAtgctcaaataaaaatttatgaggTTCCAAAATTGGATCCATGTGATGCTTGTGATCTTTTCAATATGCACGCCTTTCGAAAAAATGAACCCAAACAAGAATATTCAAATCTTGCAGAGCATATTATATCTTCAGCCGATGGCCTTCCGTTAGCTCTAAAAATAATGGGTTCTGATTTGTATAACAAAAGTATAGATGAATGGGCATGTGCATCCAAAAAGTATAAGAAGATTCCACATGAAAAAATTCTAGATAAGCTCAAGATAAGTTATAATGGAttgggagaagaagaaaaagttatttttcttgatattgcatgtttttttagGGGATTTAACAAGGAcaaagttgtgaaaatattagaGGCTTGCCAATTATATCCATATTCGGGTATTAGAAAACTCATTGATAAGTGTCTTATAACTGTTGACATAGGGGGCATATTGTGTATGCATAACTTGCTACAACAAATGGGTAGAGAAATCGTTCGACGGGAATCCAAAGAGCTTGAAAACCGTAGCAGGATATGGTGTCATGAGGATGCATATAAATTGCTAACCGAAAACATG GGGTCAAATAAAATTCGAGGCATAATGTGGTACTCACCTGAACCAAGATTGGTGAAATTGCAAGCTAATGCTTTCAAAAATATGAGAAATCTCAAATTTCTCTTAGTTGAGAATGTACGAATTTCTAGAGAGCTTAAATATCTTCCCAACGAGTTAAGATTGCTTCAGTGGTCAGAATATGATTTTTCCTTGCCATTAAAATTTTACCCTCCCAATCTTGTTGTGCTGAATATGCCGAATAGTCAGATTAGATTGGAGAAACTATTAAAACAG gGCCGCACATTTGAAGCATTGAAAAATGTCAATCTCTGTGGGTGTAAATTCATTACAGAATTACCTTCCTTATTTTGCGCCCCAAACATAAAGAATTTGGACATGCGTGACTGTGTAAGTTTAACAGAGGTTCATGAGTCGTTTGGATATCTTGATAAGCTTGAAAGGTGGGACCTCACAAACTGCCGAGACCTTAAGATTCTTCCAAGTCTCCTCGAGCTAAGGtcccttaaatattttaatctaAGTTACTGCAGAAGGCTTGAGAAGTTTCCTGCTATTTGTGCCCCAAACTTAGAGTCTTTGTCCAATTCTTTTTGTACAAACTTAAGAGAGGTTCATGAGTCCGTTGGCCAACTTGATCAGCTTAAAAGTTGGAGCCTCGAAAGCTGCCGAAACCTTGAGATTCTTCCAAGCCTCCTCATGCTAAGATCCCTTCAAAGCTTGACTCTAAAAAACTGCGGAAGGCTTGAGAAGTTTCCTGATATTCACCCAGAAATGAAATATTTGCAGCGTTTAAATATGGCTAATAGTGGTATTAGAGAATGGCCTTCATCGTTCATGCATCTCACCAAAGGGCTTCATATTTTAGAGCTATCTAACAATGAAAACCTTTGGAATTTTCTGCATAGCCGCAATAAATTGCAACTGCCCGAGGAAATAGATGTTCCCACTACCAATCCCTTTGATGGCTTTTCGGGATATGGGTTTCGGAGCTTGGAATATCTGTGGCTCTACTCTTGGGATGGAGATATAACTGAATTAGATTTTCAATACTTCCTCCCATTGAGAGAACTTCATATAGATGATTCCAATATTATTAGTATTCCCCAAAGCATTAGCGGATTAACTAAATTAGAAAGTATTCACATAGCATATTGTAAGCGGCTTCGGGAAATTCCAACGCTTCCACAATCTGTAAGAAGTGTGTATGTAAGCAAATGCCCGTCGGTGGATCCACAATCATTTAGCAGATTATTGATTCAG ATTGGAGAAATTCTAGGGATTTTACCGAATAGATTCCATGAAGGTGCAAGAAGCAACATATCAATGGATCCCATTCATGACTCTAAATCTAAATCTGAATATGAAATTTTGTACCGTCTTACACTACCAGTAACAGAGATTCCAAAGGACTTAAAATTCAACCATCAGACTTTTGGAAATTCCGTATCCTTCTGGGttggtaaaaaattttcaaaattagcCATCTGTATTGCTTTTCGAACGGGGGGGGCACATATGCTCGTCGATTGTGGTTTTATAATTTCCATCAATGGGTGTAAACAAATAGATTCAGTTTTCGCTAAAAGTTGGATAGAAGAGGAACTGTGGTTATTGTCTATATCCTTTGAGAAATTGAATAAACGAAAACTATCTGAACAGAATCACATTGAAGTTGAGTTTATAGCATTTAGTTCTCATGACTTGCTTGGAAACCACACTGATTCCATAAAATGGTTGGGGGTCAATGCAGAATGCACCTGCTATCCTCAGAATTCAGATGTCCCTTGCTTGCCGCTTCCGTGTGCTATGAATGGTTGTGGGTCTTCCTCCATTCTGAATGACACTGAGCTCCCGCCTTTGCTACCTGCTTCCTCCATTTCTTATGCTTCAGATTCAGATCACAGGGTTCTTAACAATGGAAGAAATTACATACTTGCTGGAACAGGATTCCAAAAGCGAAGAAGAATTTGTTGA